In Phoenix dactylifera cultivar Barhee BC4 chromosome 1, palm_55x_up_171113_PBpolish2nd_filt_p, whole genome shotgun sequence, the genomic stretch atatatatatatatatatattaattatgtaTGGATATATACGTgcgtatatatttttatatatattaagataaaatttatattttataagaaAAACGGACCAGGAATGTGCCAACTTCCCAAGTTGATAGAGCCTTTCTTAAATGCATCAAGTGATTTAGGATTGAATTGTCTTCAATAATCTGTGGAGATCAGAAATATTAGAGAAAAGGCTACCTCTCTTTAtcccaaacaaagaaaaaagaacttgGATAACAACACTTGCGTGCGAATTAAAGAAGCAACCGGTTACCTTATTTCTCTaggtaaattttttattttaatttatacaTTTGCTATCGATTCTTTCTCTaaataagaaataaagtttATCTGATAAAACAAAACAACAGATGCGAAATTTTGAAGAACAAAGTGTATCCATTAATAACATGGATTTTTTCTGAACAAATACCGATAAGatagattaaaaatttgaaatacaTAGATCATGACTACTTGTCAAATGTTCTTCATTGTAAATccaggttttttttttatggtgatTTACAAGCAATCATATAGGTCATGAAAAAGAATCCAAGATCTACGATCTACTTCGTGTTTTTTTTAAGTCTGGAAACTTAAATCACCAAGCATCTACAGTAGAGGTGGTTTCCAATTAATCAGTAGTGTGTTACTGACTAAAGAGCAGCGTGAATGGGAGACGATTCGGCCTCcactaaaaagaaaaggaataaagACAAAATAAAAGACAAGACAAGATTCGGTGATATAGTCAAGAGATTCGATGTGCTACTTAACAAAACGGCGCTCACGTACATAAAAGCAAATATTTTCTTAGCTGTAAACAAGTAGAGGCGTATTGCTCCCATATTTGAATGTGTGAAAGCGAGAGAGAATGAGGAGGGGGGCGAGGAAGAGCTCGACTTTTTGTGTGATGGAGATCCACGTCAAGCTTGTTAGATTAATGTAAAGTTATCCGTCCCTCCTTCATGTGGGGTTCAAATGGATACATTAGTTTTTTAGCATCCTGTAGCGTCGAAGTAAACAAAGATAATTTCAGATAATTCTAATAAGAAATTGATGCATAGGCATCAATCTCGAATAAGAAATTGCATGCATGACGTTTATTgacattaatattttataataaagtttATGTTCTTATTGTTGGGCTCCCAATGCTAATTTGATGGTTCAATGCATTATGAACCCTTAGATCTACATCAAAATTGATGTAAAACAGTTTTTGATATGATGCATGGGAGCTATATGTGACATGTTGTTTAGATGGATTGCAATGCAAAGCCAAGAGTCCATGTGGCATTAACATATCAAATGGTTTGATGCGTGTGGACACAATTTCCACTAGAAATTTTTGATATCGCAGCAAATGACAAATGAATTATAATAGCTTTGGACTTTGTTTAGTAAATCAAAAGATCAAGTTTAATTTATGCATTGAGCAAACTTACTCATGACATACAAATCTTCGTAAATATTAGTAGAAAATTAATCACTGACTCTATTGAAAAAAGAGGGATTAGAAGTGGTTGTATAAGGGTAAGTAAAATAATAACCTTGCTCTAACCCTTCTCAAAGGAGGGGAGTGAGGAAAGGGAGGCTGGGATGGTCAATTACGGgaacaaaagataagaaaagCCTCAACCAATCTCcataaattttggaagatttgacacCAAATTTAAGGAAGATGTTTGGACCCTCTAAACTTTTGGGTTGAACTGGGAGGGCCTCATTTTATGATTAACATAATGATCTTGGTTGGATAATCTACCATGGATAAGAGCATTCTATGCATGCAATGCACatccaaaaataaatttttttataaaaaataattttagtttaaaataatatatattaatttatatttttttaatccatGAATCTTTTTGATTGTAAAATCTTAATTCTAACTAAAAAAAGTTTTGAAAAGTGAAACTTCTAATTAAAGAAGATAATTAGAAACTTTTATTTTGGTAGAggtatagaaaaatattttttttttgcagtgaGAGCAGAGAAGGAGAGTCCAGACCATTTAAAATTCACGGCATGATATGCtcaatttttctatatttttatcattttattatatatatctaaaTAAAAATCCAACTCATCTAAAACTCTTCCTGCATCATGTGGATGTCAGTATTAACATACTTAAccatcattaaaatttatcatttaacaTACAACATGTATTGATAATATTTGTTATGCCCCAAACCTAACATCTAGATCGGCTACATGATACGGCCACACACTCCATAGGGTAGGACCCTAAAGGGTATGCTACACCTGAAAAATTTATTATAACCTCAATTTTCACGAACATAATGATctcattttataataaataacaaacttGCATAAAATTTCTAGATCCGTTCATCCTACCGGAAATAAGGATGCTCTATCTATTCATCTCTTCCACCTGTGATCTCAACTATTGCCAAATACTATGCAACCTgaaactctaaaaaaaaaaaagcaagaaaggatATTTGTTTTTCGGGCCCAGTCAGAATCCTAAACCACTACGCCATAAGTATtagaaaataatcaaataaataatATCAGGTAAAATAAATACCATATCAATTCTCATAAAGCTCGTACAATTAACATGCACATAAGCCATCATTTTCATCTTATCaaagaagcatatatatatatatatatatatatatatatatatatatatatatatatatatatatatattaaattaaacCAATTGTTCAATAATAATTTCTTATGCCCTATCATCAGTTTTttattaacttgattttcaGATTTCATAGCAATATTTTTTCGGCTTTAAACTATCTAAGATCATAATCCAGTCTAAGGCCGACAAAATTTCACGAATAAGTCTGTGAACACTATCCCATGCGTAAGTTCATTGATGCTATCATATACATAAGTCCGTAGAAGCTATTTCATGACGAAGTTAGTCTAAATCATAACTTATCCATTTGATTTACCGGTTACACTTGCCAAATTAATTTTCACATCGATCATGGCCCGTACCATCTGCCGGAACCTGTCTCGAGATCCCCTGCTCCGACGCTCCAGGCTCCCTTCCGTAGCTCCTGGCATCATTATTACCGCCGGCACCATCGCTGTTGCTGCCGACGTCGTTCTGCTGGAAAGCCCGGTTGGACTTCCGCTGCTCACGGTCCCACACCAGTCCCTCGACCCTAGTGGGGTTCCGGCTGTTGTACTTGTTCCCCAGCATGAGCTCGACCTACAGTCCAGAGGCCAGCATCTGATTCTCCATTGGATGGATCCTCTTCCATGAAAACCATCAAGTAGGAGTAGGGACGACATGAACATTGGCGCCATGGGATCGAACCAAATCGAACTCTGCATCCGCGAGAGGCTCATCAACCAGCTCTTTCACCTCATCAAGGAGGGCCAGGCCGACGACCAGGAGGACGCCGCTTGCGCCCTCGGCCTTCTCGACCGCAACCCGGAGGGCGTTGACAGCATGCTCCATGTCGGCATCTGCTTTGCCCTCACAAAGCTCCTCAAGGACGGGGGCCAATTAGCGCCCAGGCGAACGCCGCCTGGGCCATCACCGAGCTTGCCGCCAACCACCCCGCTTGCCAGGACCTCTttgccctcttcctctcctttgcCGCCTCGCTAGAGAGGGAACTCCGCTATCGACAACTCCTTTGCCGCCTCGCTAGAGAGGGAACTCCGCTATCGACAAGCAATAAAGGGATCCGAGGAGGTCAGCTTCTCCATCGGTTTGCTCCTCCATCCCCACGACTTGCCTTCTTCCGCTGCTCGGCCCCTTTCCCACCATCACCGGGGAGGCGCTACTCAGCGTATTCAGCAGCGCCTAGTTGGATGTCGGCGAGCTTCGCTTCATCCGATTCATGAACTCCCCTGCACCCCATTCCAGCTTCTCCTTTGGACCATCTCCACCCCCAATCATGGGCGGGATCCAACGTCTGAACCATACAAGCCCTTGCCATGGAGCTTGGCATGATTAGAGAGTTGGAAGTTATTCTCCAACTCTCCCACGATCAGTCGATCGTGATCGAGCACGGACAAAGAACAATGGGCCTagccttttatatatatatatatatatatatatatatatatatatatatatatatatatatatataacaaaagCGGACGTGCCATACAGTTCTGCGTACAAATATActtaataaaatcagaaaataacaaATCTCAAAGTAGTCTAAACAACTCTACCTTCCGATCCATAGAATATCCTCGAAATAACAGACTACATAAGAAACTACCATAGTTCACAACCCAGCCTATTAGTCTAAATAAAGTTGGCTCTTCCGATATTAATATGAATATGCTTCAAtgttatttaatatatatatatatatatatatatatatatatatacactatGCAGATATGGCCAGTATTGTTGATGCTAGTATTTGAGAGTTTCTGTAAGGAGGCGGTATTAGTGCTGGATGTTTTCTCAATCATTATCGAATTTCATGAACACAAATTTAgctattaaattttttattgagtataatttattatattattttattttattttaaaaataattaaaatatgatATACCTCGCAACATCGtagtgttttttaaaaaaagaatttcGGAGAATGCAGTCTCTTACCTATCCGTTTGATGATGCTCCCTCTTTTGTAATCAGAGTCGTCGTGTCGCAACATGCGCGCTTCTGTTCCGAGTTGGAGGGGGCGTCCCTGACGTTAAGGGTAGGTGGGCGGAGAATCGGATTCCGCGATGTGACGCATTTTGACGCCCCTCCAAGGTCCGGTTTCCCGGCGATGTGACGCATTTTGACGCCCTCCACTGTCAGGTTTCCCGGCGACGTGACGCGGTGGACGCGCTCCGCTGTCAGCGTTCCGCCGATGTCCCCGCATGTCGATAAACGCCTCACCCCCTGTGCTCTCACCGCACTCCAACTTCTTCCGATTTTGTAGGCACCTAGAGCTTTCAGGAGTTCTCCTCCATTTGTTGGCATCCACCCAAGTGATCTCCGGCTGTCAtttgtcctcttcctccttgccttGCGTGGAGGTATGGGGATCCCAGCTCCCTCCTAATCTTATCTCTTCGTTTTGTTTTCCCATTCTATTTCctagcaaatatatatatatatattaaagattattaattatttatattggtacaaaaagaatataatattttttttagcttTAGCAAGAGGGATAGAATTAACCCCACCTACATAGCAGTCCCACTGAGCCTTCTTTCCACCAAAGAATATTCGATGCAAGTAGAAAATTTCTTATATCCATCCCACCAGCACGGACGAACCTGCATGTGAATATGCCATTCTAGCATCACCTCAATATCAGAGGACTAGTAGCGCTCCCAACGGATCAACCAGGCGGGGGACATCCGGTTTCtgtatttaatcgacgcccacgCGTTTCAAACCTGGATCACTCCGTTGGAAACAAAGTCCTGTTCCAACTGTGCTACCATCTCGGTGGTAAAAAGAACGTAATGTTTGGATGCTGATagtgaaaatattatttggagaTGAGCCGATAAATAAAGTGATTTTCTATAAAATTAGACAACCTCACCCTTTCAATCccttttattttataatatactATGTAATATGATAATATAATGTAAAGATTATaccatataatatatattaaaatattatattataaaatataatatttctaATGTAATGTTTATATTAATATTGTAGGAGGCTAAAGGTCTAAAAGGGCATTAAAACCGAGCTATATCGGCCCAATTAAACTTATACCATATATAAGGTCCTAGGTATAAATTATACTTAGCATAAATGTAACAATAACCATGAACAAATGAATGGGCTGAACTTATCCCATCTCGCTGCATTTGCTACTTATTCGAAGGATAAACCCTTGAATCCCCAGGCATTAAAGATAGGTTGAGTCAGTGAATTGAAAAGCACACTCTTAgactataaaaaaaattatcttcgcCGATATTTTTGTCCATATAtgtagaaaaaaattatttttctacatATAAGTGTCCAAGTCCTTCTAAAATAATATAACATCATTAATGCTTGAAACGGACTCCGTATGCGCCAAATAACAtggctatttttttaaaaaaatttagaataagTTGGCATAAAACTACCAtttatggatatatatatatatatatatatatatatatatatatatatatatatatatatatatatatatatatatatatatatatattaaaaaacgcTTCCCAATTTAAAACTATTTCAAAACATAAGAATAACGAATGAAGTAACTTTTCTTATAGCCATAGTATTCACTATCTCTAACGGCCTCAAAAGAATTGATCTGAATAACTATTCGTGGTTTATTCGTGCGCTGGTGGACCTGTTTCCGTTTATCAAGAATAGAACTCGTTCTGATTGCAGTCGTAGCTATTTGTGGCGcgttttttttcctaaaatagGGAGTGCTGTGAGGTTTTCCTTTCATCGTAAACTTATTAGCTTTCTATATTCTCCTTCCgttctccattttttttctttttctttatttcttttttgcgTGGCTCAGAATGAGGCCATCTGTCCTCGTTTGCGCTTCGCAGGAGTCAGCGTCACGTGAACTTTTTGGATGCCAATGGTCCCTTTCACCCGCGGAACACCTCTAGTCCGTTCTTCTAAGGTTTACTTTTGCGGCCGTTCTCCTCCATCCATTCCGACTTCCCTAGCCATTTTAACGTGAACCGCGGATCATCGTAAACATGGTATCGGATCGGGTGAAACGAATCCGACTCGGAATTCGGAAATCACGAAAAAAATGAGCGGATCTTAACATACGTGGCGGCCTTTCTTGGGCAATGTTCTAAACTCCCCCTCTTTCGCGGCTAAACAGGACACGCGTCACAATCTCGTTGGAGAATCAGCGCAGCCCGCTCGCATGGGAATCTCAGCGGAACCGCACCACACCCGGCTCGAAGTTTCACGAGGAATGAATCCGTTTACCTGCCGCGCGAATCGCCTATTCGCAAGGAAACGCGTTTCCGGGAAAATTTCCCAGAAGGACCGGAGGACGGTGGTGCGCGGCGGATGTTTCGcttttaaattgattaattaattaattaaaggaATCAGAATCCTTTCTGGAGTCGATTCCCTAGGCGGCTAGGGGTAGTGGGAATCCGTTTCCGTTTTAGGGCTTGCAGGCTAAAGGGCTTACGTAACGCCGAAGGAGTGCTATAAATAGGGGGTCACAGCTCGCCAAAATCGCTCGCCCGCGGCTGCGAATTCGTCCAGGGACCACTCCTATTTAAAGCCTCTCCGTTCGCCTCCGAGTTCTCTCGCATCCATCTCTCGCTAGGGTTGCCGATTTCCTCTGCCGCTCTCTCTCTTAATCTTGTTCCGTCCTCTTCTTTCCCATAAGACTTGAGAGATCGTTGGGGTCTTCGGGTTCTTCGCCGCCGTCATCGAGACACAGTGTTTTGTCATTGAAAAGTATGTTTCCTCTTCTATTCTCTGTTCGTTGATTTCTTTTTTCGATTTTGTGATTACATTAGAGGTATCGTGGATTGATCGATTTCATATGGGTCTTTCTGGGGATAATACCATATGATTTAGATCTCGTTTGGTTTTCgctgtttttctttttgattctcCTGTTGTTCTTTTTGTTTGATGTCTGAATAAGGACAAGAACTTGTTTTCTTCCTGGTTTTTGATTTGGTTACAGATCTGTTCTTTAATGTGTGTTTGTGTCTTGTTTATGCGTTTTGTGATGGATTAGAATGTTGAATCGATGGCCGTTGTTGATGGATGCggtgatttttctttttaatctttaGGAAGGTAAATCTTGGTGTTCCTGTTGGTAGATTCCGgtgacttttttcttttttgctaaaTCTGTTACCTCCTTTATGCTTGTTGTGTCattaaacaaaaacaaaacTATGGCTTTGTTGTTTTTTCCCTATTGATGCTTGCCTTTATTTACAGTTCGATTCTTCTGAAGTTTTTGTTTGATGTAGATCTGGTTGTATAGGGAATAATCTTTGTTTATGAATGATCTTATCTCGTTGGTGCTCTCTTTGCGTTTCCTCTGCTCTTTAAGTTCTGTGAATCTCccgtgttttttttcttttttctattttattcgCTTGTAGATCAAAACCTCATCTTTATtcctttgatttttgtttttttttatttttctaccaAGAATTATTATCGGTACGCGATATGATAACCGCTATTTATCGTGTACATTTTTACGAGTTTTCATTCTTGTTTGTATTTACACAgccacatacatatatacatatgtatctaTGGGTCTTCATGTGTTGTTTTCTCTAGCTTTTTGAATGTTTGATAGGATGCtttccctttccttttctttttcgttAAAAACATGATCTGGGCCTTATAAATATTGTTTCTTGCATGAGTCCATCACTTATGCTTATGTAATTATATTTATCTAGTCTTGTGTTTATGTTAGCAGATATGTGTTCCTAACATTGATATTTTGCAACTGCTTTTCTGGTGAAGTTTTTCTGTGCATAAGTTTTTCAGGCGAGACTGATCTGTTTTTCTGGTGCTACAGGAGGTGTGAATGTTTTAATGGAGTCCAAAGGTGGTAAGAAGAAGTCTAGTAGTAGTAGTTCATTACAGTACGAAGTTCCCCTCGGCTACAGCATTGAAGACGTTCGACCTCACGGTGGAATCAAGAAGTTCCAGTCTGCTGCATACTCCAACGTAAGTATTAACAAATGTTCAATTTCTGCCTATCTGTTTCCTTTCATTGGTGTACTAGCTACTGATGTGTTGTTATTTTGGTCTGTTGCAGTGCGTGAGAAAGCCATCATGATATCCCTGTGGATGCCCTCTTTCCTAGAGTAGGATTTTCCAAATTTCTGTTTTAATTTCTCCTTTAAACCAACTTCTCTGGCTAGCTGCTTTCTAATAAGCAAACCTCACTCTCAGTCTCCCTCCttgtctttctttcttctccttcatcagcCACAAGCATTCTCATGCTTGATTCAATGGCAATCTTTTCGGTTGATTCCCCAAACCCTCCACCTGTCTCGCCAATTGGGTTTGAGGGCTATGAGAAGCGCCTTGAGATCACTTTCTCCGAGGCGCCCGTCTTTGTGGATCCCCAAGGCCGAGGCTTGCGTGCCCTCTCACGGGCACAAGTTGACTCTATTCTGGATCTGGCACGGTGCACTATCGTGTCTCAGCTCTCAAACAAGGATTTTGATTCTTATGTCCTTTCTGAATCAAGCCTTTTTGTCTATCCATATAAGATAATCCTGAAGACCTGCGGGACAACGAAGCTCCTACTGTCCATTCCTAGAATCCTCGAGCTGGCTGAGGAGCTTTCGCTCTCTCTTCTGTCTGCAAAGTACTCCCGCGGGACTTTCATCTTTCCTGGTGCCCAGCCATCTCCGCACCGCAGCTTCTCGGAGGAGGTTGCAGTCCTTAATCAGTTCTTTGGTGACCTCGGTTTGGGTGGTAAGGCTTATGTGATAGGCGATCCAGCAGTGCCCAACCGTAAGTGGCATATATATTATGCAACCCAGAAGCCTGAACTGCCCATGGTTACTCTTGAAATGTGCATGACCGGACTGAACACTGAGCGGGCATCGATCTTCTTCAAAAATTCAGGGGACGGACATTCTTATTCTGCTAAGGAGATGACAAAGCTCTCTGGAATTTCTGATATCATCCCTGAAATGGAGATATGCGACTTTGAATTCGATCCCTGTGGGTACTCAATGAATGGGATCCATGGCCCTTCTCTCTCCACAATCCATGTGACCCCGGAGGAAGGGTTCAGCTATGCTAGTTATGAAGCCATGGGGTTCAACCCTGGCTCATTGGTGTACGGGGACTTGATCGAGAGAGTTCTCAAGTGCTTTGGCCCTTCTGAGTTCTCTGTTGCGGTTACTATCTTTGGTGGGCGCGGGCTAGCAGGCATGTGGGGGAGGAAGGTGGAATTAGATGGCTATGCCTGTAATGATCTGGTGGAACAGGACCTGCCAGGTGGTGCTCTGCTGATGTACCAGAGCTTTTCCGCTTCTGCTGTGTCGCCAAGATCCATCCTGCATTGCTGGGAAGGAAATGATGTGGAGAAAGCTGGCAATGATAAGAAGATGAGATGCTGCTGGGAAGacgaggaggtggaggaggagaaagatggGAAAGATAAGGAGATGTTCTGAGAGGATGGTTATCGTAGTGAAAGCGAGCTTTCTAAAATCCAGTCGTCGTGTGTTCTTGTGTTCCTTTTGGCTTATTTAGTGAAGCAGCCAGCCAGTCTATTTTGTGTTTGCTTATGTTATTGTTATGTGGTATTCGAGTTTCTTAAAGTGGTATGTGACTTCATAAGAGCTCTAGGTGGCTAGCTATGTCTGCCACAATGAGCAGTCTGATGTTTGGTCTCGTATCTGGACCTTAATAAATTTATAGAGCTTGAATAAAAAGTTTTGAGGTTGGTTACTTCTGGGATGCCGCTTATTATAGCTGTCACTCTTATCCTTATAGAGATATTGTACATTTTTTAATGTTTCTGGGGGTGATGGTTACATGGGAGCCTCAGGTGATGCAATGATTGTTTTTTTCCCCCTCGTGCGATATGATTTTGACCTCATTGGTTTGTTTATTGTTTGCTGGGGCCTGCACTTCATTGGAAATGTTCTTAATGAGCACAATGTATATTATCTTGTTTCCAAGCCGTGACCCTTTTTAGCTATGGCATATTCTGAGCGTTTGTGCCATGTACCTTTTGTTGCTGATTCTGGTTTTGTACAATTCACAATATTAGCTTGCATTATTTACTGTTTAGCGTGAACGGCAGGTTGTTGAAACCTACTCTGTAGTCCCCGTGAGAGGCTGCTTGCAACTTCTTCAGCTATTTGGATCCACTACCATTATTATAGGGGTAAGGGTTCGAGACAAAGAAAGATCAAGGCTGCATATCAGTTTTTCCTATATACTTCACTTGGATCAGTTTTTATGCTATTAGCTATTCCGTTGATTCTTCTCCAAACAGGAACCACCGATTCACAAATCTTATTAACCACAGAATTTAGTGAGCGGCGCCAAATCTTTCTATGGATTGCTTCTTTCGCCATCAAAGTGCCTATGGTACCAGTTCATATTTGGTTACCCGAAGCCCATATTCCCATTTGGTTTTGGATCCACGTCCCAGGGACTCGCCTTGTGGCATTATGCTTGTAGTCTGGGCATTGTGCAGATGCTTTGATTTTGTGCATTCTATGAAGCTAATGGTAGAGGGTTCAGGAAGTGACCGGGAAGCCATGATGTAGACAATATGATGATGTAGGAATTTTAAGCAATCTTCTATACATTCTTCATTATGTTTTCCTCAGCTTTTGAGGCATCATATGATGGAATGTTTTAAGATGTTTTCTCTTTTCCTATACCAATGAAATGCCTTAAttgtttgtcttttctttttctgtggGCTTTTAATGATTTGAAAAATTTCGATCTAATATAGGAATGATATTTTCAGAAGAAAGTTTATGATAGTTTAACGCGATAAACATTGTTTTGATTAAATTTTGGTGATTGCTTACTTTTGTTTTACATGCTGCCTATTTTGGTATTCTTTATTTACTGATATTTGTCATCTACGAGAATTGAGAGACGCTGAAACATATTACAATTGTGGGACCTGGTATAAATAGAATGAATTGTATTTTCAGGTTTTTATTCCTGATGTAAGATGGTATAGAGCAGGCAAGTGTTTTAAACATCAGATGTCTTGAGATGCTATTTTGGAACTCCATGTACATGTTATCTGGAACAAAGTTATATCTAAGATTTTTGTTTCTGATAAGATGGAATAGAGTACAACATGCTTTGACAGTATGTTATCTTGCAAGATTTATCCTCACTTACATCTATATAATGTTCATAGGCAAAGTTGTCATGAAGTGAGTACTGTAGATATCTATGTtttgggagggggagggggagacaTAGATATCAAATTAAACAGAAGActggttcttttattttttttaaaaaagagtgaAGTTGACTTTGGGAACGTATTTTCAGTTTAATCTAACATGTGTTGCTTAAATCAAACCAGAATCAATTTATAGCAGTATGCTTAAGTTAGGAAAACAATATGTTGCAAACAAACTCTGCACTTGCTAGTTGGTAGTCAAGCTTTAATGAGGAATTGGATCAtggatttaaatcaaaatttatggCTGTATATGAGCCTAAGCTGGCGGAG encodes the following:
- the LOC103720711 gene encoding S-adenosylmethionine decarboxylase proenzyme-like, with the translated sequence MLDSMAIFSVDSPNPPPVSPIGFEGYEKRLEITFSEAPVFVDPQGRGLRALSRAQVDSILDLARCTIVSQLSNKDFDSYVLSESSLFVYPYKIILKTCGTTKLLLSIPRILELAEELSLSLLSAKYSRGTFIFPGAQPSPHRSFSEEVAVLNQFFGDLGLGGKAYVIGDPAVPNRKWHIYYATQKPELPMVTLEMCMTGLNTERASIFFKNSGDGHSYSAKEMTKLSGISDIIPEMEICDFEFDPCGYSMNGIHGPSLSTIHVTPEEGFSYASYEAMGFNPGSLVYGDLIERVLKCFGPSEFSVAVTIFGGRGLAGMWGRKVELDGYACNDLVEQDLPGGALLMYQSFSASAVSPRSILHCWEGNDVEKAGNDKKMRCCWEDEEVEEEKDGKDKEMF